One genomic region from uncultured Fusobacterium sp. encodes:
- a CDS encoding AbgT family transporter, with protein sequence MENNQSKKNWVLKALDVVERVGNGLPHPTTMFIIFTLILIAVSYVAAKMGVKVSYETYDNATKSLVTKETAVVNLLSPNSIRFMYTSVINNFTSFIALGTVFTIIMGVGVADGSGFMAAVLKKIVAVTPRKAVTATVIFLGIMSNVASSTGYVMLVPLGAILFMSFGRHPIAGLAATFAGVSGGWSANLLIGTNDPVFAGMSTEAARMINPNYTVLPTGNWYFMVASTFLITFVGTLVTEKIIEPRLGEYIPEEKIAVDDISLDEKRGMKFALISLVVFFIIVGMLVVPENALLRNPTTGELLRSPFMSGIVFLMSMFFMIPGIFYGIGARTIKSDKDIINLMVKSINNLSGFMVLIFFAAQFVVFFNYSNLGIILSVKGANFLQETGFVGVPLIFAFIVMTAIINIFIAVDSAKWAIMAPIFVPMFMRIGFSPELTQAAYRVGDSCTNVIAPLMPFFPLVVAFAQKYDKKSGMGTMISLMLPYSIAFLIGWIILLIIWFVFNIPLGIGGGIHYLGM encoded by the coding sequence ATGGAAAACAATCAATCTAAAAAGAATTGGGTTTTAAAAGCCCTTGACGTTGTTGAAAGGGTTGGAAATGGACTGCCACATCCTACTACAATGTTCATTATTTTCACTCTTATACTTATAGCAGTATCTTATGTTGCTGCAAAAATGGGGGTAAAAGTTTCATATGAAACTTATGACAATGCTACAAAATCTTTAGTTACTAAAGAAACTGCTGTTGTAAATCTACTTTCACCTAATAGTATAAGATTTATGTATACTTCTGTTATCAATAACTTCACTAGCTTTATAGCTCTAGGAACTGTATTTACTATTATTATGGGAGTTGGAGTTGCTGATGGTAGTGGATTTATGGCTGCTGTTTTAAAGAAAATAGTAGCAGTTACACCAAGAAAAGCTGTTACTGCAACTGTTATTTTCCTTGGAATTATGTCTAATGTTGCATCATCAACTGGTTATGTTATGTTAGTTCCATTGGGGGCTATTCTATTTATGAGTTTTGGAAGACATCCAATAGCTGGACTTGCTGCTACTTTTGCTGGAGTTTCTGGAGGGTGGAGTGCTAACCTATTAATAGGTACAAATGACCCTGTTTTTGCTGGAATGTCTACTGAAGCTGCTAGAATGATCAATCCAAACTATACTGTACTTCCTACTGGAAACTGGTATTTTATGGTTGCATCAACTTTCCTTATTACATTTGTAGGAACTCTTGTTACTGAAAAAATAATAGAGCCTAGATTAGGAGAATATATTCCAGAGGAAAAGATAGCTGTAGATGATATCTCTCTTGATGAAAAAAGAGGTATGAAATTTGCATTAATCAGCTTAGTTGTATTCTTTATTATTGTTGGTATGCTTGTTGTTCCTGAAAATGCACTACTTAGAAACCCTACAACTGGTGAACTTCTTCGTTCTCCATTTATGAGTGGAATTGTATTTTTAATGTCTATGTTCTTTATGATTCCAGGAATTTTCTATGGAATTGGAGCTAGAACTATAAAATCTGATAAAGATATTATCAACTTAATGGTTAAATCTATAAATAATCTTTCTGGATTTATGGTATTGATATTCTTTGCTGCTCAATTTGTGGTTTTCTTCAACTACTCAAATCTTGGAATTATCCTTTCTGTAAAAGGAGCTAACTTCTTACAAGAAACTGGATTTGTTGGAGTTCCATTAATATTTGCATTTATAGTAATGACTGCTATTATAAATATATTTATCGCTGTTGATTCAGCAAAATGGGCTATTATGGCACCTATATTTGTACCTATGTTTATGAGAATTGGATTCTCTCCTGAACTTACTCAAGCTGCCTATAGAGTAGGAGATTCATGTACAAATGTAATTGCACCTTTGATGCCATTCTTCCCATTAGTTGTGGCATTTGCTCAAAAATATGATAAGAAAAGTGGTATGGGAACTATGATTTCATTGATGCTTCCATACTCAATAGCTTTCTTAATAGGATGGATTATTCTTCTTATCATTTGGTTTGTATTTAATATTCCACTAGGTATTGGTGGTGGAATTCACTATCTAGGAATGTAG
- a CDS encoding serine dehydratase subunit alpha family protein: MDNNNLEKVLKILEEELIPAEGCTEPIAIAYAASKLRSVLGNIPEKIDIYLSGNIVKNVKSVKIPNSNGMVGIEASVAMGTILGECERELMVIAHVDTTRLPEVKEYLNSDKIHVHLNDGDVKLYIRIEGTYGNDSAMVEIQYYHTNITRIFKNGVELKGCLCDDCSCDSVMTDREFLSVELIYNLAKTIDLSLIEPTFKKVIDYNTAIANEGLTNYYGLSIGKLMKEGIEEGFYGNDLRNNMASFASAGSDARMNGCSLPVMTTSGSGNQGMTCSLPVIKFCELKNLPYEQLIRGLFFSHMTTIHIKSNIGRLSAYCGAICASAGVAGAISFLSELSIEQIGYAIETTLGTMSGVICDGAKSSCATKIASGVSAALDGYYAASKNRKFEFGEGIIGRNVESTIKNVGTLGQVGMKITDEVILDIMIKNK, translated from the coding sequence ATGGATAATAATAATTTAGAAAAAGTTTTAAAAATATTAGAAGAGGAATTAATACCTGCTGAGGGATGTACTGAACCAATTGCTATTGCTTACGCAGCTAGTAAACTAAGAAGTGTACTTGGAAATATTCCTGAAAAAATAGATATCTATCTTTCTGGAAATATAGTTAAAAATGTTAAAAGTGTAAAAATACCTAACTCTAATGGAATGGTTGGAATTGAAGCTTCTGTTGCTATGGGTACTATCCTTGGTGAATGTGAAAGAGAACTTATGGTTATTGCCCATGTTGACACTACTCGTCTACCTGAAGTAAAAGAGTATCTTAACTCTGACAAAATTCATGTTCATCTAAATGATGGTGATGTAAAATTATATATAAGAATAGAAGGAACTTATGGTAATGATTCTGCTATGGTAGAAATCCAATACTATCACACAAATATCACTAGAATCTTTAAAAATGGTGTAGAATTAAAAGGTTGTCTATGTGATGACTGCTCTTGTGACAGTGTAATGACTGATAGAGAATTTTTATCTGTTGAGCTAATCTACAATTTAGCAAAAACTATAGATCTATCTTTAATTGAACCAACTTTTAAAAAGGTTATAGATTATAACACAGCTATTGCAAATGAAGGATTAACAAACTATTATGGACTTTCTATTGGAAAACTTATGAAAGAGGGAATTGAAGAAGGATTCTATGGAAATGATTTAAGAAATAACATGGCATCTTTTGCAAGTGCTGGAAGTGATGCTAGAATGAATGGTTGCTCTTTACCTGTTATGACTACAAGTGGAAGTGGAAACCAAGGAATGACTTGTTCTCTACCTGTTATTAAATTCTGTGAATTAAAAAATCTTCCATATGAACAACTTATTAGAGGATTATTCTTCTCTCATATGACTACAATCCATATTAAAAGTAATATAGGAAGATTATCAGCATATTGTGGAGCTATTTGTGCAAGTGCTGGAGTTGCTGGAGCTATCTCATTCCTATCTGAACTTTCTATTGAACAAATAGGTTATGCTATTGAAACTACTCTTGGAACAATGTCTGGAGTTATCTGTGATGGAGCTAAAAGTTCATGTGCAACTAAAATTGCAAGTGGAGTATCTGCTGCACTTGATGGATATTATGCTGCTTCTAAAAATAGAAAATTTGAGTTTGGAGAGGGAATCATTGGTAGAAATGTTGAGTCTACTATTAAAAATGTAGGAACTCTTGGACAAGTTGGTATGAAGATAACTGATGAAGTTATTCTTGATATAATGATTAAAAATAAGTAG
- a CDS encoding suppressor of fused domain protein, giving the protein MKKNSNIIEKIEAPGWDAIVATFEKIYPTQKEPLHYAPMLSWRLGGEDPLDGISVYDGGDYFHFVTFGFSELYEKESEDYEYSGYGFELTLKLKKSSLINKDDEIGCICGILQSLAKISYEDGSIFQPYEYIYTGQKTGMDSRSKSNITGFITALDEAGEISTPNGKVQFVQLIGVTDKELKQIIDEKISVEELVKKLGNTLTDYKRKSLF; this is encoded by the coding sequence ATGAAAAAAAATTCAAATATAATAGAAAAAATAGAAGCTCCTGGTTGGGATGCTATTGTAGCTACTTTTGAAAAAATATACCCAACTCAAAAAGAGCCTTTACACTATGCTCCAATGCTTTCTTGGCGTCTTGGTGGAGAAGATCCATTAGATGGAATAAGTGTATATGATGGTGGAGATTATTTTCATTTTGTAACTTTTGGTTTTTCTGAACTTTATGAAAAAGAATCTGAAGATTATGAATATAGTGGTTATGGCTTTGAACTTACATTAAAACTAAAAAAATCCTCTCTTATTAATAAAGATGATGAAATAGGTTGTATCTGTGGAATTTTACAATCTCTTGCTAAAATCTCCTATGAAGATGGAAGCATATTCCAACCTTACGAATATATATATACAGGACAAAAAACAGGTATGGACTCACGTTCTAAATCTAATATAACTGGATTTATTACTGCTCTTGATGAAGCTGGAGAGATCAGCACTCCAAATGGAAAAGTCCAATTTGTTCAACTAATTGGAGTTACAGATAAAGAGTTAAAACAAATTATAGATGAAAAAATAAGTGTAGAAGAGTTAGTGAAAAAACTTGGAAATACACTAACTGATTATAAGAGAAAGTCTCTTTTCTAA
- a CDS encoding iron-containing alcohol dehydrogenase, whose product MYMINNKYYYLKRIKDKKKNLDLLLLADPEEEAIDKYINDCKVFEFYHKDILIGQGAIMQLSSTTYEIKNLAIYEKFHNCGYGKILINLLCKKYLESFKNIEILVGTSEQGVGFYKKCGFQFSHIIKDFFITNYKQPIFENGIQCKDMFYLKFKGVNMENFAYYTPTKVVFGKDEEKNVGKLAKEFGAKKVLIHYGGGSAVRSGLIDKIKTSLTEESISFVELGGVKPNPRLSLIYEGIKLAKENSVDFILAVGGGSVIDSAKGIGYGIANPDIEDVWDLYIGKKKTQKCAPIGVVLTIAAAGSEMSGGSVVTKEDEQLKRSYGCDNARPKFAIMNPELTYTLPKYQIACGVVDIMMHTMERYFSPVGNLELTDKIAEGLLRTMIKYGKLSLENPHNYEARAEIMWASSLAHNGLTGCGGIGDWSTHQLEHDLGGVYDIAHGAGLSAVWGSWARYVYKENPKRFVQFAENVFGIEKIGTDEDVAIKGIEAMENFYKDIEMPIYLSETGINLSDENVEMLAEKCSNNGTRYIGSFKKLFKEDMAKIYSMAR is encoded by the coding sequence ATGTATATGATCAATAATAAATATTACTATCTTAAAAGAATAAAAGATAAAAAGAAAAATTTAGATCTTCTCCTATTAGCTGATCCTGAAGAGGAAGCTATTGATAAATATATTAATGATTGTAAAGTTTTTGAATTCTATCATAAAGATATTTTAATAGGACAAGGTGCTATAATGCAACTTTCTTCTACTACTTATGAGATAAAGAACCTTGCTATCTATGAAAAGTTTCATAATTGTGGTTATGGTAAAATATTGATTAACCTTTTATGTAAAAAGTATTTAGAAAGTTTTAAAAATATAGAGATTTTAGTAGGAACTTCTGAACAAGGAGTTGGATTTTACAAAAAATGTGGATTTCAATTTTCACATATTATTAAAGATTTTTTTATCACTAATTATAAGCAACCAATTTTTGAAAATGGAATCCAATGTAAAGATATGTTTTATCTAAAATTTAAGGGGGTAAATATGGAAAATTTTGCTTATTACACACCAACAAAAGTTGTTTTTGGTAAAGATGAGGAAAAAAATGTTGGAAAACTTGCTAAAGAGTTTGGAGCTAAAAAAGTTTTAATCCATTATGGTGGTGGAAGTGCTGTAAGAAGTGGTTTGATAGATAAAATTAAAACTTCTTTAACTGAAGAAAGTATCTCTTTTGTAGAATTAGGAGGAGTTAAACCAAATCCAAGATTATCCCTTATATATGAAGGAATAAAATTAGCTAAAGAAAACAGTGTAGATTTTATCTTAGCAGTAGGTGGAGGTAGTGTTATTGATTCTGCTAAGGGAATTGGTTATGGTATTGCTAACCCTGATATAGAAGATGTTTGGGACCTATATATTGGAAAGAAAAAAACTCAAAAATGTGCTCCTATTGGAGTTGTTTTAACAATTGCTGCTGCTGGAAGTGAAATGAGTGGAGGTAGTGTTGTTACTAAAGAAGATGAACAGCTAAAAAGATCTTATGGTTGTGACAATGCAAGACCTAAGTTTGCTATAATGAATCCTGAACTTACTTATACTCTACCTAAATATCAAATAGCTTGTGGAGTTGTTGATATTATGATGCATACAATGGAAAGATATTTTTCTCCTGTTGGAAACTTAGAACTTACTGATAAGATAGCAGAAGGACTTTTAAGAACAATGATAAAATATGGAAAACTATCATTAGAAAATCCTCATAACTATGAAGCTAGGGCAGAGATTATGTGGGCAAGTTCTTTAGCACACAATGGTTTAACTGGTTGTGGTGGAATTGGAGATTGGTCAACTCACCAATTAGAACATGATCTTGGTGGAGTTTATGATATAGCTCATGGAGCTGGATTATCTGCTGTTTGGGGATCTTGGGCAAGATATGTTTATAAAGAAAATCCAAAAAGATTTGTTCAATTTGCTGAAAATGTATTTGGAATAGAAAAAATAGGAACAGATGAAGATGTAGCAATTAAAGGAATAGAAGCTATGGAAAACTTCTACAAAGATATTGAAATGCCTATATATCTCTCTGAAACTGGAATTAATCTATCTGATGAAAATGTAGAGATGTTAGCTGAAAAATGTAGTAATAATGGAACTAGATATATTGGTTCATTTAAAAAGCTATTTAAAGAGGATATGGCAAAAATATATTCTATGGCAAGATAG
- a CDS encoding L-serine ammonia-lyase, iron-sulfur-dependent, subunit alpha — protein sequence MDSLKELFKIGCGPSSSHTMGPERAAKRFKAETEDAVSYRVELYGSLAATGKGHLTDWIIEETLKPKKTEIVWMPEFIHPYHTNGMKFEALDKDGNVLKDWLVFSVGGGTIKELTDSRSNAGKCYPLTKMDDIIKWCKENNKELWEYVEHCEGKEIWDHLKNILDTMNAAVSRGIKKDGVLPGKLRYPRKAKEIYDKIDKKKNYLVVTKKIFAYALAVAEENSSAGTIVTAPTCGAAGVIPGLLRALIEEYELDETTTLRALAIAGLIGNLIKENATISGAEAGCQAEIGAACSMASGMAVYILGGNIDQIEYAAEMGMEHHLGMTCDPVGGYVQIPCIERNAIVAVRSLNTADYALSTNGEHTISFDQVVITMKETGSDMCSSYKETSTGGLAKYYDKFLKA from the coding sequence GTGGATAGTTTAAAGGAATTATTTAAAATAGGTTGTGGACCATCTAGTTCACATACAATGGGACCAGAGAGAGCAGCTAAGAGATTTAAAGCAGAAACAGAAGATGCCGTTTCATACAGAGTAGAACTTTACGGAAGTTTAGCAGCAACAGGAAAAGGACATTTAACTGATTGGATAATAGAAGAAACTTTAAAACCAAAGAAAACTGAGATAGTATGGATGCCAGAATTTATTCATCCATATCATACTAATGGAATGAAATTTGAAGCATTAGATAAAGATGGAAATGTACTAAAAGATTGGTTAGTATTTTCAGTAGGTGGAGGAACAATAAAAGAGCTTACTGATAGTAGAAGTAATGCTGGAAAATGCTATCCTCTAACTAAAATGGATGACATTATTAAATGGTGTAAAGAGAATAATAAAGAGCTTTGGGAATATGTTGAACACTGTGAAGGAAAAGAGATTTGGGATCATCTAAAAAATATTCTTGATACAATGAATGCAGCAGTATCAAGAGGAATCAAAAAAGATGGAGTACTTCCAGGAAAATTAAGATATCCAAGAAAAGCTAAAGAGATCTATGATAAAATTGATAAAAAGAAAAACTATTTAGTTGTTACTAAAAAGATTTTTGCTTATGCTCTTGCAGTAGCTGAAGAGAACAGTAGTGCAGGAACTATTGTAACCGCTCCTACTTGTGGGGCAGCAGGGGTTATTCCTGGGCTTTTAAGAGCTTTAATTGAAGAGTATGAGTTAGATGAAACTACAACTTTAAGAGCTCTTGCAATAGCTGGATTAATAGGAAACCTAATTAAAGAAAATGCAACTATATCTGGAGCAGAAGCTGGTTGTCAAGCTGAAATTGGAGCAGCATGTTCTATGGCATCTGGAATGGCAGTATATATTTTAGGTGGAAATATAGATCAAATTGAGTATGCAGCAGAGATGGGAATGGAGCATCACTTAGGAATGACTTGTGATCCTGTTGGTGGATATGTACAAATTCCTTGTATAGAGAGAAATGCTATTGTTGCAGTTAGATCATTAAATACAGCTGATTATGCTCTTTCAACAAATGGAGAACATACTATTAGTTTCGATCAAGTTGTAATTACTATGAAAGAAACAGGAAGTGACATGTGTTCATCATATAAAGAGACATCAACTGGTGGATTGGCTAAATATTACGATAAATTTTTAAAAGCTTAA
- a CDS encoding PTS sugar transporter subunit IIC — MEILKGVVLLLVVLAGFSLFSLKMPKGMKAMGALAGAATASFLVEAFQLYVGGDLLGVEFLKGVGQAAGSMGGVAAGALVPIALGVNPTYAILIGVSVAGFGILPGFLAGYILSFVVPKIEKVVPQGLDLIFIICFIAPLARLIAAVSNPVVNSTLLNIGGILESASHTSPILMGIILGGIITVVATAPLSSMALTAMLGLTGVPMAIGALSVMGSSFMNGVFFHRMGFGDRKTTIAVAIEPLTQADIISANPIPVYVTNFIGGALAGVIVALFGLINNATGTATPIAGLMVMYGFNDALTVTKVALMCAGAGIFAGFLGSIIFKNYKIKTVDEIRGK; from the coding sequence ATGGAAATTTTAAAAGGAGTTGTTTTATTACTTGTAGTATTAGCAGGTTTTTCACTATTTAGTTTAAAGATGCCTAAGGGTATGAAGGCTATGGGAGCATTAGCAGGAGCAGCAACAGCAAGCTTTCTAGTTGAGGCATTTCAACTTTATGTAGGAGGAGATCTTTTAGGAGTTGAGTTTTTAAAAGGAGTTGGACAAGCAGCAGGTTCAATGGGTGGAGTTGCAGCAGGAGCATTAGTTCCAATTGCTTTAGGAGTTAATCCAACTTATGCAATATTAATAGGAGTATCAGTTGCAGGGTTTGGAATTCTTCCAGGATTCTTAGCAGGATATATACTATCATTTGTAGTACCTAAAATTGAAAAGGTTGTTCCTCAAGGTTTAGATTTAATATTTATTATCTGTTTTATAGCACCTTTAGCAAGACTTATAGCAGCAGTTTCTAATCCAGTAGTAAATTCAACACTTTTAAATATAGGTGGAATATTAGAAAGTGCTTCTCATACAAGCCCAATTTTAATGGGAATTATCTTAGGAGGAATTATAACAGTAGTAGCTACTGCACCTCTTTCATCAATGGCACTTACAGCAATGCTTGGACTTACAGGAGTACCAATGGCAATAGGAGCCCTTTCAGTAATGGGATCATCTTTTATGAATGGAGTATTTTTCCACAGAATGGGATTTGGAGATAGAAAAACTACAATAGCAGTGGCAATAGAGCCATTAACTCAAGCAGATATAATTTCAGCTAACCCAATTCCAGTATATGTAACAAACTTTATAGGTGGAGCATTAGCAGGAGTAATAGTTGCACTATTTGGTTTAATAAATAATGCTACAGGAACAGCTACACCAATAGCAGGGCTTATGGTAATGTACGGATTTAATGATGCTTTAACAGTTACAAAAGTAGCATTAATGTGTGCAGGAGCAGGAATATTTGCAGGTTTCTTAGGTTCAATAATATTTAAGAACTATAAGATTAAAACAGTTGATGAGATAAGAGGAAAATAG